A genomic stretch from Setaria viridis chromosome 1, Setaria_viridis_v4.0, whole genome shotgun sequence includes:
- the LOC140221663 gene encoding uncharacterized protein has product MAESAEHVAVEELEATGALAGSLVGAGRGLAGGGRGLSDVDSPDCLAREEYIDLAGGLAGVGAGPVLGAGGRGLGAAGPALGAHGRGLGAAGLGAAGRGLAVGGRGLVGGARAHAGNRTMMADDEADFDEFVPVGQAGFGRGLGAAGRSLAVGGRGLVGGTRAHTGSKQPPADDEADLEEVVLGAEDASVGHGRGKKRPGRGRGQGQSKKPSRAVKKNDEEEDIPGCGGFRTKPLQNVDDLTTPIEVDLDVGENLDGGGDDIHVYPTEEDNGGVAVNDIEEVSPSIGNAKRRLRVVIDKGKKAKTGTALVIQEKLNEIAEQAKAFTSRKVGEVTVEQVMDLVLDCGAGYGTDEHFIATELFVKKDQRDMFMTLPTKDIRFVLGGAQVAQIYVNLYLDKNPPRISNLSGMGWLMETIRNAGECHRQLCMNEKILMDLHDLLVGRYGLKPSMHMNTLEMLAILLYTLGGNESNRRAQNRFNHSGETISRKFDEVLLCLIAMAKDFIRPKNPNFPTVHKRIRDDRRAYPHFKDCIGALDGTHIRVALSPEEMVRYIGKTGMVTQNVLAVYDFDMRLTYVSTSQPGAMHDTSVLYNAIRVDEEFFPHPPQGKYYVVDAGYPNRPGYLAPYKGERYHLPEWHRGMEPKTPSERFNCVHSSIRNVIERSFGLLKMKWQILYKMPPYPMYKQKMIVVATMVLHNYIREHGGEDIDFDRFDRDPNYIPTIPERYNKYAVSPLASDGSTSNANAPTMDVFRDELATTLSLAWN; this is encoded by the exons ATGGCCGAATCTGCAGAACATGTGGCCGTCGAGGAGTTGGAGGCGACCGGCGCCCTGGCTGGCAGCCTGGTTGGGGCTGGGCGTGGCCTCGCGGGGGGCGGCCGTGGCTTGTCCGATGTCGACTCCCCGGATTGCCTCGCTCGTGAAGAATACATTGACTTGGCTGGAGGTTtggccggcgtcggcgccggcccTGTGCTGGGGGCGGGCGGCCGTGGGTTGGGCGCGGCTGGCCCTGCCCTGGGGGCGCACGGCCGTGGCCTGGGTGCCgccggcctgggcgccgccggccggggcttGGCGGTGGGCGGCCGTGGCTTGGTCGGTGGCGCCCGTGCCCATGCCGGCAATAGGACGATGATGGCCGATGATGAGGCTGACTTCGATGAGTTTGTGCCTGTCGGCCAGGCCGGGTTCGGTCGTGGCTTGGGCGCGGCCGGCCGTAGTTTGGCGGTGGGCGGTCGTGGCTTGGTCGGTGGCACCCGTGCTCATACCGGCAGCAAGCAGCCCCCGGCCGACGATGAGGCTGACTTGGAAGAGGTTGTTCTTGGTGCCGAAGATGCAAGTGTCGGCCATGGCCGTGGGAAGAAGCGGCCAGGAAGAGGTCGGGGCCAAGGACAGAGCAAGAAGCCCTCTAGGGCAGTGAAGAAGAATGACGAAGAGGAG GATATCCCAGGATGCGGCGGGTTCAGGACAAAACCTCTGCAAAATGTGGATGATTTGACC ACTCCTATTGAAGTAGACCTTGATGTTGGTGAGAACCTTGATGGTGGTGGGGATGATATTCATGTGTACCCAACAGAAGAAGATAATGGAGGTGTTGCTGTGAATGACATTGAGGAGGTGTCTCCATCCATTGgcaatgcaaaaagaagattgaGGGTTGTCATAGACAAAGGAAAGAAAGCAAAAACAGGAACCGCACTTGTGATTCAAGAAAAATTGAATGAGATAGCTGAACAAGCCAAGGCTTTCACATCAAGAAAGGTTGGCGAAGTTACTGTTGAACAAGTaatggatcttgttttggatTGTGGAGCGGGGTATGGTACCGATGAGCATTTTATTGCTACTgagttgtttgtgaagaaaGATCAAAGGGACATGTTCATGACACTTCCAACTAAGGACATTAGATTCG TTCTTGGTGGTGCTCAAGTAGCTCAAATTTATGTCAATCTTTATCTAGATAAAAACCCACCAAGAATATCAAACCTTAGTGGCATGGGATGGTTGATGGAGACAATAAGGAATGCAGGAGAATGCCATAGACAACTTTGTATGAATGAGAAAATACTTATGGATCTTCATGATTTATTGGTGGGAAGGTATGGGCTAAAACCTTCGATGCATATGAACACGCTTGAGATGTTGGCCATTTTATTATACACTTTGGGTGGAAATGAGTCAAATAGGAGAGCTCAAAATAGATTCAACCACTCTGGTGAAACTATAAGTAGGAAATTTGATGAGGTCTTATTATGTTTGATTGCTATGGCAAAGGATTTCATTAGACCAAAAAATCCAAACTTCCCTACTGTCCATAAAAGGATAAGAGATGACAGACGTGCATATCCACACTTTAAAGATTGCATAGGTGCTCTTGATGGTACTCATATTCGTGTCGCTCTGTCACCTGAGGAGATGGTAAGATATATTGGGAAAACTGGAATGGTAACACAAAATGTTCTAGCTGTTTATGATTTCGACATGCGTTTGACTTATGTATCCACGAGTCAACCCGGAGCTATGCATGACACAAGTGTGCTGTACAATGCAATTAGAGTGGACGAAGAattcttcccacatcctccACAAG GCAAATACTATGTTGTTGATGCGGGTTATCCTAATCGCCCTGGGTATCTAGCTCcgtacaagggtgaaaggtatcatTTACCCGAATGGCATAGGGGTATGGAACCAAAGACTCCCTCGGAAAGGTTCAATTGTGTTCACTCATCTATTCGCAATGTTATTGAGAGATCGTTTGGAttattaaaaatgaagtggcaaattctCTACAAGATGCCACCGTACCCtatgtacaagcaaaagatgattgttgtggCTACTATGGTCCTTCACAATTATATCCGTGAACATGGAGGTGAAGACATTGACTTTGATCggtttgatcgtgatcctaattACATACCTACTATCCCGGAAAGGTATAACAAATATGCAGTTTCTCCCTTGGCGTCCGACGGGTCTACTTCGAATGCCAATGCTCCAACTATGGATGTATTTCGTGATGAGTTGGCCACCACCctttctcttgcttggaactag
- the LOC117855520 gene encoding late embryogenesis abundant protein 47-like, translating to MRHAQPSRPGGGVNDGASRDESPAATETITVGQALQAVALSPAGARPVDHADATAIQAAEKSVTGLGRVVPGGVAAAAHRAAEANEREGAAADARDGGEVGKVVTLRDVLGDAASVMPAGSNRAATWVDAEKVAAAQRILVPN from the coding sequence ATGAGACATGCCCAGCCAagccgccccggcggcggcgtcaacgACGGCGCCAGCAGGGACgagtcgccggcggccacggagACGATTACGGTCGGGCAGGCTCtgcaggcggtggcgctgaGCCCGGCCGGAGCCAGGCCGGTGGACCACGCCGACGCTACGGCGATACAGGCCGCGGAGAAGAGCGTGACGGGGCTGGGCCgcgtcgtccccggcggcgtcgccgccgcggcgcaccGGGCCGCGGAGGCGAACGAACGCGAAGGCGCTGCCGCCGAtgcgcgcgacggcggcgaggtggggaaGGTGGTGACGCTCAGGGACGTGCTGGGCGACGCCGCGTCCGTGATGCCGGCGGGAAGCAACAGGGCGGCCACGTGGGTGGACGCCGAGAAGGTCGCCGCGGCACAACGTATTTTAGTCCCAAATTGA